CGCCGCCTCCAGCGCCGACTGGTCCAAGTCCAAGGACTTCAACCTGGTCATCACCAACGCCCCGGGCGCCGAGGCGTGGCCGATCACCGCGACCAACTTCATCCTGATGCGCAAGTCGCCCAAGAGCGCCGCCAGCGCCAAGGGCGCCAAGGAGTTCTTCAAGTGGGTCTACGCCTCCGGCGACGCCCAGGCCAAGGCACTGGACTATGTGCCGCTGCCCGACGCGCTGGTGCAGCAGATCGAGACCTACTGGTCGACCAACCTGAAGTACTGAGCGGACGCGCGGCCTCCTGCGGCCGCACGACGTTCGATGACGCGGCCCTTTGTGGGCCGCGTTTTTTTGTGCGGGGAGGCACATAACCTCGCCGCAGACGAAGGGGCGCTCGAAGTCACGACCTAGCGACTGAAGGGCGGTGTGCTTTTGCTACTCGCTTCGGTGGCCGGCCCGGGAAAGCCCCGACCCCTCCCCATCCCTCCCTGCGCTGCGCGCAAGGGAAGGGGCACAAACCGAAGCCCTGTGGCCTGGCGCGCGAGGCAGCGGTCCGGCGGGCGGGGGCCGCGCCGAGCGAGGCAGGAAGCCGAGCGCCTTCAGGCAGGGCAGGATGCCCCGATCAAGGGATAAGCGGCTCCCGCCCGCCGGACCGCTGCCCCTCCGAAGCCGGAAAACGTGCCCCGGCCACGGCGTCATGACCCTGTAACAAAAGCATCATCCAATAGCGCCAAGCAGGCCGGATGTTCGTCTGCGCCCTCTTCGCTTCCCTGGAGTTGCCCATGCGTTTCAAGCCGGCCCGCGCGGCCCTGCTGTCCCTGTCCGTTGCCCTGGCCGTCGCGGCCTGCAGCAAGCCCGCCGACCAGGCCAACACCGCCGCCACACCGGGCGCCGACGGCGCTCCCCAGCCGGCCGCGGCCGCGAAGAACCCCAACGCCGCGCAGATCTCCGGCGCCGGCGCGTCCTTCATCTATCCGCTGGTGTCCAAGTGGTCGTCCGACTACGCCGCCAGCACCGGCAACCAGGTCAACTACCAGTCCATCGGCTCCGGCGGCGGCATCGCCCAGATCAAGGCCAAGACCGTGGACTTCGGTTCTTCGGACAAGCCGCTGTCCAGCGAGGAACTGGCGCAGTCGGGCCTGGGGCAGTTCCCCTCCGCCATCGGAGGCGTGGTGCCGGTGGTCAACCTGGACGGCGTGGACGCCGGCAAGCTGCGCCTGACCGGCGAACTGCTGGCCAACATCTTCCTGGGCAAGATCGCCAAGTGGAACGACCCGGCGCTGGTGGCCGTCAATCCGGACCTGAAGCTGCCGGACGCCAAGATCAACCTGGTGCACCGCTCCGATGGTTCGGGCACCAGCTTCAACTTCACCAACTACCTGTCCAAGGTCAGCCCGGAGTGGAAGTCCAAGGTCGGCGAAGGCACCTCGGTGCAGTGGCCCGACGGCGTGGGCGGCAAGGGCAACGAAGGCGTGGCCTCGTACGTGAAGCAGATCAAGAACTCGATCGGCTACGTCGAGCTGGCCTATGCCCTGCAGAGCAACATGCCCTACACCGCCATGCAGAATGCGGCCGGCCAGTGGGTGCAGCCGGATGCGGCCTCCTTCGCCGCCGCGGCCGAGAGCGCGGACTGGGCCAACGCCAAGGACTTCAACCTGGTGATCACCAACGCGCCCGGCGAGAAGGCATGGCCGATCACCGCCACCAACTTCATGCTGATGCACAAGCAGTCGGCCGACGCCAAGCGCAACGCCGACACGCTGGCGTTCTTCAAGTGGGCCTTCGAGCACGGCCAGAAGCAGGCCGAAGACCTCCACTACGTGCCGCTGCCGGCG
The window above is part of the Pseudoxanthomonas sp. X-1 genome. Proteins encoded here:
- the pstS gene encoding phosphate ABC transporter substrate-binding protein PstS, encoding MRFKPARAALLSLSVALAVAACSKPADQANTAATPGADGAPQPAAAAKNPNAAQISGAGASFIYPLVSKWSSDYAASTGNQVNYQSIGSGGGIAQIKAKTVDFGSSDKPLSSEELAQSGLGQFPSAIGGVVPVVNLDGVDAGKLRLTGELLANIFLGKIAKWNDPALVAVNPDLKLPDAKINLVHRSDGSGTSFNFTNYLSKVSPEWKSKVGEGTSVQWPDGVGGKGNEGVASYVKQIKNSIGYVELAYALQSNMPYTAMQNAAGQWVQPDAASFAAAAESADWANAKDFNLVITNAPGEKAWPITATNFMLMHKQSADAKRNADTLAFFKWAFEHGQKQAEDLHYVPLPAPLVQQIEAYWTAEFK